From the genome of Desulfatibacillum aliphaticivorans DSM 15576, one region includes:
- a CDS encoding glycosyltransferase family 4 protein has translation MGFRVIFSSPTYGLSGVNTAVSNLIRELNRRGHDARLLLTNPKAPDPMPMPAPHDVPAYFLPARPKATLKARQKALLNYLESLAPCIYVPGYDFDHSCVCPALSEKVMVCGVVHSDDPVHYDHVQRLGASWNAVVCVSRAIAARVQEDLPDLASRTHVIPSGVAVTSLRRGPARPGAILRIIYTGRLIQHQKRIMDLAALTERLEQRHVPYSLTIIGGGPQAEELKNALAPQIKRGVVTLTGTLPNDQVLRHLVEHDALVLTSDFEGTPVSLLEAMAAGCVPVVTDIPSGIPELVEDGVNGFCVPVGDMETFAQRLEFLAHDPELRTKLADQARESIRDSRFSLENVAQDHLDLFEQMARNRDSGAFHREPKPMGSNLRLTFEKIFRLKR, from the coding sequence ATGGGGTTTCGCGTAATATTCAGCTCGCCGACCTACGGCCTGAGCGGCGTCAACACGGCCGTTTCCAACCTGATTCGGGAACTGAACCGCAGGGGGCATGACGCCCGCCTGCTTTTGACCAATCCCAAGGCGCCCGACCCCATGCCCATGCCGGCGCCCCACGACGTCCCGGCTTATTTCCTGCCCGCCAGGCCCAAGGCGACCCTCAAGGCCCGGCAAAAGGCCTTGCTGAACTATCTGGAAAGCCTGGCGCCTTGCATTTACGTTCCCGGCTACGATTTCGACCACTCCTGCGTCTGCCCCGCCCTTTCGGAAAAAGTCATGGTCTGCGGGGTGGTCCACAGCGACGATCCGGTGCATTACGACCACGTGCAGCGCCTGGGCGCCTCATGGAACGCCGTGGTGTGCGTCAGCCGCGCCATCGCAGCCAGGGTGCAAGAGGACCTGCCGGACCTGGCCTCCCGGACGCATGTCATTCCGTCGGGCGTGGCCGTCACATCCTTGAGGCGAGGCCCGGCCCGGCCCGGCGCCATCCTGCGCATCATCTACACGGGCAGGCTGATTCAGCATCAAAAGCGGATTATGGATTTGGCCGCCTTAACGGAAAGGCTGGAGCAAAGGCATGTCCCCTATTCCCTGACCATCATCGGAGGAGGCCCCCAGGCCGAAGAACTAAAAAACGCCCTGGCGCCGCAAATCAAACGGGGCGTTGTAACCCTGACAGGAACCCTGCCCAACGACCAGGTTCTTCGCCACCTTGTGGAGCACGACGCCCTGGTCCTGACCTCGGATTTTGAAGGAACGCCCGTCTCCCTTTTGGAAGCCATGGCCGCCGGATGCGTCCCGGTAGTGACGGACATCCCCAGCGGCATACCCGAACTGGTGGAGGACGGCGTGAACGGATTTTGCGTACCCGTGGGAGACATGGAAACCTTCGCCCAAAGGCTGGAGTTTTTGGCCCACGACCCGGAATTGCGCACTAAACTGGCGGATCAGGCCAGGGAATCCATTCGGGACAGCCGTTTCTCACTGGAAAACGTTGCCCAGGACCATTTGGATTTGTTTGAACAAATGGCCCGGAACCGGGATTCCGGCGCCTTCCACCGCGAACCAAAACCCATGGGGTCAAATCTACGTTTGACGTTTGAGAAGATTTTTCGTCTCAAACGTTAA
- the htpX gene encoding zinc metalloprotease HtpX yields MGNQIKSVMLLTAMTAFLLIVGQLIGGRAGMTFALIMAVGMNFFSYWYSDKIVLKMYRAKEVSPGQASELYGIVQRLSSNAGLPMPKVYIIPQQAPNAFATGRNPEHAVVAVTEGLLNLMNREELAGVLAHELAHVKNRDILIGTIAATMAGAVMFLASMAKWGAIFGGFGGNDDDNPLGFAGMLIMAILAPIGAALIQMTISRTREYQADATGAQIAGNPKGLANALAKLGAYSGRIPMDAEPATAHMFIVNPLSGKSLASLFSTHPPLEERIARLTGARPQSGGAPSGPSRTARNAEDSAKDFWDSLK; encoded by the coding sequence ATGGGCAACCAGATCAAGAGTGTAATGCTTTTAACGGCCATGACGGCCTTTTTACTTATTGTCGGGCAACTGATCGGCGGCAGGGCGGGAATGACATTCGCCCTGATTATGGCCGTGGGCATGAATTTTTTCAGTTATTGGTATTCGGATAAAATCGTCCTGAAGATGTATCGGGCCAAGGAAGTCAGCCCCGGGCAGGCTTCGGAGCTTTACGGGATCGTGCAAAGGCTGTCCTCCAACGCCGGGCTTCCCATGCCCAAGGTGTACATCATCCCCCAGCAGGCGCCCAACGCCTTCGCCACGGGCCGCAACCCGGAGCACGCCGTGGTGGCGGTCACCGAAGGCTTGCTCAACCTCATGAACCGGGAGGAGTTGGCCGGAGTTTTGGCCCATGAACTGGCCCATGTGAAGAATCGGGACATCCTCATTGGAACCATCGCCGCCACCATGGCCGGAGCCGTCATGTTCCTGGCCAGCATGGCTAAATGGGGCGCCATCTTCGGAGGCTTCGGCGGGAATGACGACGACAACCCCCTGGGCTTTGCAGGCATGCTCATCATGGCTATCCTGGCGCCCATCGGAGCGGCGCTCATCCAGATGACCATATCACGCACCCGGGAGTACCAGGCCGACGCCACGGGCGCCCAAATCGCCGGAAATCCCAAAGGCCTGGCTAACGCCCTGGCCAAGCTGGGAGCCTATTCCGGACGCATCCCCATGGACGCTGAGCCCGCCACGGCCCACATGTTCATTGTGAATCCCTTGTCCGGCAAGAGCCTGGCCAGCCTGTTTTCCACCCATCCTCCGCTGGAGGAAAGAATCGCCCGCCTGACCGGAGCACGCCCCCAAAGCGGCGGCGCGCCCAGCGGCCCTAGCAGGACGGCCAGAAACGCCGAAGACAGCGCCAAGGATTTTTGGGACTCCCTGAAATAG
- a CDS encoding enoyl-CoA hydratase/isomerase family protein, whose protein sequence is MNFEYIDIQVQDDLGIVTMNRAPENRVNGPFIQELTRAFQVVKENADIKAVILASGLEKFFSNGYDLDWMAANYSDIELIRALLEGASSFLADLCVFPKPIIAVMNGHTYGEGAFIAGCCDYRIMREDRGWVCFPEVHINKPFIPGQIAIMREILSPRAFRDMALFGRRYGGPEALEIGFADQISPLEELMDRAKAMAGEMLAFHPDAFAEIKKRIRSPLAGIIREQDPPVIQRNLGLA, encoded by the coding sequence ATGAATTTCGAATACATAGACATTCAAGTGCAGGACGATCTGGGAATCGTAACCATGAACCGGGCGCCGGAAAACAGGGTCAACGGCCCATTTATTCAGGAGTTGACCCGGGCCTTTCAGGTCGTCAAGGAAAACGCGGACATCAAGGCGGTTATTCTGGCCAGCGGCCTGGAGAAGTTTTTCTCCAATGGGTATGATCTGGACTGGATGGCCGCCAACTATTCAGATATTGAATTGATCCGCGCTCTCCTGGAAGGCGCTTCTTCTTTTCTGGCGGACCTGTGTGTGTTCCCCAAGCCGATCATCGCCGTCATGAACGGCCATACCTACGGAGAAGGCGCCTTTATCGCCGGATGCTGCGACTATCGCATCATGCGCGAGGATCGCGGATGGGTGTGCTTTCCCGAGGTGCACATCAACAAGCCGTTCATCCCTGGCCAGATCGCCATTATGCGGGAAATCCTCTCCCCGCGCGCTTTTCGGGACATGGCCCTTTTCGGCCGCAGATACGGCGGGCCGGAGGCCCTGGAAATCGGGTTTGCGGACCAGATTTCGCCCCTGGAGGAGTTGATGGACCGGGCCAAGGCCATGGCCGGAGAAATGCTGGCGTTCCATCCCGACGCCTTCGCCGAGATCAAAAAGCGCATCCGCTCCCCCCTTGCCGGGATAATCCGGGAGCAGGATCCGCCGGTCATTCAAAGGAACCTCGGCCTCGCTTAA
- a CDS encoding MarR family winged helix-turn-helix transcriptional regulator: MPELQETDLKNYRIFLLMAKVQSRTSRFFKKEMKAAGLEVSLAQLGVLFMLEKNDGISMGDFCAQLEMENSALTRLMDRLEKSGCVVRRVNPEDRRQFLVDITDKGREQAALAKPIVRAANQKILDGLSGEEILSFVGVMKSFLDIFPAG, encoded by the coding sequence ATGCCCGAACTGCAAGAGACGGACTTGAAAAATTACCGCATTTTCCTGCTCATGGCTAAAGTGCAATCCAGAACCTCCCGCTTTTTTAAAAAGGAAATGAAGGCGGCGGGCCTGGAGGTCTCCCTGGCCCAATTGGGAGTCCTGTTCATGCTGGAGAAAAATGACGGCATATCCATGGGAGACTTTTGCGCCCAATTGGAGATGGAAAACTCGGCGCTCACCCGCCTTATGGACCGGCTGGAAAAAAGCGGGTGCGTGGTTCGAAGAGTCAACCCGGAGGACCGCCGCCAGTTCTTGGTGGACATCACGGACAAAGGCAGGGAGCAGGCCGCCCTTGCCAAGCCCATTGTAAGAGCCGCCAACCAAAAGATTCTGGACGGCCTTTCCGGGGAGGAGATTCTTTCGTTTGTGGGCGTCATGAAGTCGTTTTTGGATATTTTTCCCGCGGGATAA
- a CDS encoding DUF4124 domain-containing protein gives MKQIALCAFAAFLLFAWTQDGFAEIYSYRDENGNLVFSDAPPDAAEVPPSQVQVTREVAPSPSPRTSSGKAENGRKGVNAPPGQSVAPKKKKPSNAEIQAYIEGRNRLNEEARELREERDALQEEANALAEEGKRIRKRSAMRVHNTKVQEVNDKIMALSEKARDHDRRVRAYEEEHQDIIDALTAGNN, from the coding sequence ATGAAACAGATTGCGCTATGCGCCTTTGCGGCCTTTTTGCTTTTTGCCTGGACTCAGGACGGATTTGCGGAGATCTATTCCTACCGGGACGAGAACGGAAACCTGGTGTTTTCGGACGCCCCGCCTGACGCCGCCGAGGTCCCCCCTTCCCAGGTGCAGGTTACCAGGGAAGTTGCTCCATCGCCTTCTCCACGGACTTCCTCCGGCAAGGCCGAAAACGGGAGGAAGGGCGTTAACGCGCCTCCCGGCCAGTCCGTCGCCCCGAAAAAGAAAAAGCCGAGCAATGCGGAGATTCAGGCCTATATCGAGGGCCGTAACAGGCTGAATGAAGAGGCCCGGGAATTGAGGGAAGAGAGGGACGCCCTGCAGGAGGAGGCGAATGCGCTTGCGGAAGAGGGCAAAAGAATACGAAAAAGAAGCGCCATGCGGGTTCATAACACCAAGGTTCAGGAAGTGAACGACAAAATTATGGCCCTATCGGAAAAGGCCAGGGATCATGATCGCAGGGTCCGGGCCTATGAAGAGGAACATCAGGATATAATAGACGCCCTGACCGCCGGAAACAATTAG
- a CDS encoding AAA family ATPase — translation MLFESVEDVKIKLEDADYICSKLAATVVFLASATNKPVLVEGPAGVGKTELAKAVSRCLNRELIRLQCYEGLDEAKALYEWEYAKQLLYTQMVKDKIHDVIEASSSLSDAVDKIAAQEDAFFSERFIQPRPLLSAITSQEPVVLLVDEVDKSDPEFEAFLLEILSDFQVTIPELGTKKAVAIPFVFLTSNNYRDMSDALKRRCIHLYIDYPDRDLEARIVRLKQPGINDTLVLQLVDAIREIRDLDLKKKPCISETLDWAQSLMVLQVGDLSQDIIRDTLSVITKYRSDTEKVMKYMEDMSKKAGIQ, via the coding sequence ATGCTATTTGAAAGTGTCGAAGACGTAAAAATCAAGCTGGAAGACGCCGATTACATATGCTCCAAGCTGGCGGCCACGGTGGTCTTTCTGGCCAGCGCCACCAACAAGCCTGTTTTGGTGGAAGGCCCTGCGGGCGTTGGCAAGACCGAGTTGGCCAAGGCGGTTTCCCGCTGCCTGAACCGCGAGTTGATCCGGCTGCAGTGCTACGAAGGCCTGGACGAGGCCAAAGCCCTGTATGAATGGGAATACGCCAAGCAGCTTTTGTACACCCAAATGGTCAAGGACAAGATTCACGACGTCATCGAAGCGTCCAGTTCCCTGTCCGACGCCGTGGACAAGATCGCCGCCCAGGAAGACGCTTTCTTTTCCGAACGCTTTATCCAGCCCAGGCCGTTGCTGTCGGCCATCACCTCCCAGGAGCCCGTGGTGCTTCTGGTGGACGAGGTGGACAAATCGGACCCGGAATTCGAGGCTTTTCTGCTTGAAATCCTCTCCGACTTTCAGGTGACCATCCCGGAACTTGGCACCAAGAAGGCCGTGGCCATCCCCTTTGTTTTTTTGACGTCCAACAACTATCGGGACATGTCAGACGCCCTCAAGCGCCGGTGCATCCACTTGTATATCGATTATCCGGACCGGGACCTGGAAGCCCGCATCGTCCGGCTCAAACAGCCGGGCATCAACGACACGCTGGTTTTACAGCTTGTGGACGCCATCCGCGAAATCCGGGACCTGGATTTGAAAAAGAAGCCCTGCATTTCAGAAACCCTGGACTGGGCGCAATCCCTGATGGTGCTCCAGGTGGGCGATTTGAGCCAGGACATTATCCGGGACACCCTGAGCGTCATCACCAAATACCGCTCGGACACGGAAAAAGTCATGAAGTACATGGAAGACATGTCTAAAAAGGCCGGCATACAATGA
- a CDS encoding vWA domain-containing protein: protein MMQLVLKFAACTRAAGLRVSTSEVLDCLDQMQYANPTDEEEFKILLRSNFVKSRREQAKFDHLYHLFFHEMQTDLDVKSESMAQHLEEILDFLQENMGGDQESQAIMDLMAGNPMGYLELLQQMQTDEDSGPRIKGSNLGQLAKRLQIMLGFNDVRGLIAQFLESRTPSPGVTETIDYQIRQQLREYFDERLATAQEMLTKEPRPDNASMKKSTSPEKHLAQLGDKPFVSLSRKEVEEMRDIIDHLVAKLKDTIGRRYARKTSGVLDIKKTIRVASKYQGVPVELIFKSKPPRKGKVVTLCDVSGSVWAAARFMLNLLYSVSERFTGVRSFVFINSLIEVSDIFEKHEINQAIEEVLRSDRIPFEARTDYGATFRHFKREYMDILNKKTTLIIIGDGRSNYSNPEADILDQMRDKCRRVIWLNPEHEVFWYSGDSEMRTYERYCHEFRQVQNLNQLMEFIKDLVL, encoded by the coding sequence ATGATGCAGCTTGTCCTCAAATTCGCCGCATGCACCCGGGCCGCCGGGCTTAGGGTGTCCACGTCCGAGGTTTTGGACTGCCTGGATCAGATGCAGTACGCCAATCCCACGGACGAGGAGGAGTTCAAAATCCTTTTGCGGTCGAATTTCGTCAAAAGCCGCAGGGAGCAAGCCAAATTCGACCACTTGTACCACCTGTTCTTCCACGAAATGCAGACGGACCTGGACGTCAAATCCGAATCCATGGCCCAGCACCTGGAGGAAATCCTGGACTTTCTGCAGGAGAACATGGGCGGAGATCAGGAAAGCCAGGCGATCATGGACCTCATGGCCGGCAATCCCATGGGGTACCTGGAATTGCTGCAGCAAATGCAGACGGACGAGGACTCCGGCCCGCGCATCAAAGGCTCCAACCTGGGCCAGCTCGCCAAAAGGCTCCAGATCATGCTGGGCTTTAACGACGTCCGGGGGCTTATCGCCCAATTTCTGGAAAGCCGCACCCCATCGCCCGGAGTGACGGAAACCATCGACTACCAGATTCGCCAGCAGTTGCGGGAGTACTTTGACGAGCGTCTGGCCACGGCTCAGGAAATGCTCACCAAAGAGCCCCGGCCGGACAACGCGTCCATGAAAAAATCCACCTCCCCGGAAAAGCACCTGGCCCAACTGGGCGACAAGCCCTTTGTGTCGCTTTCCCGCAAGGAAGTGGAGGAGATGCGGGACATCATCGACCATCTGGTGGCCAAGCTCAAGGACACCATCGGCCGCAGATACGCCCGGAAAACCTCCGGCGTGCTGGACATCAAGAAGACCATCCGCGTAGCCTCCAAGTATCAAGGCGTGCCGGTGGAGCTGATATTCAAGTCCAAGCCGCCCCGCAAAGGCAAGGTGGTCACCCTGTGCGACGTATCCGGCTCGGTGTGGGCTGCGGCGAGGTTCATGCTCAACCTGTTGTATTCGGTGTCCGAACGCTTCACGGGCGTGCGGTCCTTTGTCTTTATCAACAGCCTGATCGAAGTGAGCGACATTTTCGAAAAGCACGAAATCAACCAAGCCATCGAAGAGGTTTTGCGGAGCGACCGGATTCCCTTTGAGGCCAGGACCGATTACGGCGCCACCTTCCGCCATTTCAAGCGCGAATACATGGACATCCTGAACAAAAAAACCACCCTGATCATCATCGGGGACGGGCGGTCCAATTATTCCAACCCCGAAGCGGACATTTTGGATCAAATGCGGGACAAGTGCCGGAGGGTGATCTGGCTCAACCCCGAACACGAGGTGTTCTGGTACTCCGGGGACAGCGAAATGCGCACCTACGAACGGTATTGCCACGAATTCCGCCAGGTCCAAAATTTGAATCAGTTGATGGAGTTCATCAAGGATTTGGTGTTGTAA
- a CDS encoding alpha/beta hydrolase, which produces MQSLRSRAIIFLLKHRHWFSLKLKAEVIDFKTPIRQMRDKVEKSAARMAKMPVDMEVIPADMQDPAGEIIRYKDSQDDCMILYFHGGGYVMGSVKSHRGIVAKFVQGTGFSALCFEYRLAPEHPFPAALNDAVAAYQWLLDQGTDPSRIVFMGDSAGAGLALATLLALKEKGLPQPAGAAVMSPWTDVACTGASYKKTDPLAPKGSFSVYGKYYAGDTDKTSPLISPLYGNLEGLPPLFLSVGENERVLDDSVRFAEKAKKAGVDATLKVGKGMVHCYPVLSPLFPEAKEAMDAICAFVKRRLGE; this is translated from the coding sequence ATGCAGAGTTTACGAAGTCGAGCCATTATATTTTTGTTGAAACATCGCCACTGGTTTTCGCTCAAGCTAAAGGCGGAGGTCATTGATTTTAAAACCCCCATCCGGCAAATGCGGGATAAGGTGGAAAAATCCGCCGCAAGAATGGCCAAAATGCCGGTGGACATGGAAGTTATCCCGGCGGACATGCAAGATCCCGCTGGCGAGATCATCCGCTACAAGGACTCCCAGGACGATTGCATGATTTTGTATTTTCACGGCGGCGGATACGTCATGGGCTCCGTCAAATCCCATCGCGGCATTGTGGCCAAATTCGTCCAGGGAACCGGGTTCAGCGCCCTGTGCTTTGAATACCGCCTGGCGCCCGAGCATCCCTTTCCCGCAGCCCTGAACGACGCCGTCGCCGCCTATCAATGGCTGCTGGACCAGGGAACGGACCCATCCCGCATTGTGTTTATGGGCGATTCCGCCGGCGCGGGCTTGGCTTTGGCGACCCTCCTGGCTCTGAAAGAGAAAGGCCTGCCTCAGCCGGCGGGCGCGGCCGTTATGTCTCCCTGGACGGACGTCGCCTGCACCGGGGCGTCTTACAAAAAGACCGATCCCCTGGCGCCCAAGGGCTCCTTTTCCGTGTACGGAAAATATTACGCGGGCGACACCGACAAAACCAGCCCGCTGATCTCCCCGTTGTACGGAAATCTGGAAGGCCTGCCGCCCTTGTTTTTATCCGTGGGGGAAAACGAACGCGTCCTGGACGATTCGGTGAGGTTTGCCGAAAAAGCTAAAAAAGCGGGCGTGGACGCAACCCTGAAGGTCGGCAAGGGCATGGTCCATTGCTATCCGGTGCTGTCGCCTTTGTTCCCCGAAGCCAAAGAGGCCATGGACGCAATCTGCGCCTTTGTAAAGAGGCGGTTGGGCGAGTAA
- the purD gene encoding phosphoribosylamine--glycine ligase: protein MKVLVIGSGGREHALVWKLSQSPKVEKIYCAPGNAGIAESAECVPISAEDIPNLLAFAKENAIGLTVVGPEAPLTEGIVDKFEKAGLMVFGASKAAARLEGSKSFAKSLMTKYGIPTAIGKTFTDIEKAKAYIEEVGGKVVVKADGLAAGKGVMVCTNRKQALEAVNLVMEEKAFGDAGKKMVIEELLVGEEASFLAFTDGKTVLPLPSSQDHKAIYDGDKGPNTGGMGAYSPAPVVDAYMHDKIMNEVMKPTVKAMAAEGAPYKGVLYAGLMIDGDDIKVLEFNARFGDPECQPLLMRLKTDLVEIMEAVSKEELDKVNLEIDPRATVCIVLASKGYPGSYDKGMPISGLDAVKRMKDVFVFHAGTALQDEKIVASGGRVLGVTALGETIDKAIDKAYKAADKIKWTGVYKRKDIGQKASRHAKPAPLVSILMGSDSDLKVMQGATEMLTKLRIPYEMTVASAHRTPERAAEIARTARDRGIKVIIAGAGAAAHLAGALAAQTTLPVIGVPIDATPLAGFDALLATVQMPPGIPVATVAVGKMGAKNAGVLAAQIIGVGDETVAKRLAAFKEKMAEEVIAKAKKVEAL, encoded by the coding sequence ATGAAAGTATTGGTTATAGGTTCGGGAGGCAGGGAGCATGCTTTGGTGTGGAAACTGTCCCAAAGCCCCAAGGTCGAAAAGATTTATTGCGCGCCGGGCAACGCCGGCATCGCGGAGTCGGCCGAGTGCGTGCCCATCAGCGCGGAGGACATTCCCAATCTCCTGGCCTTTGCCAAGGAAAACGCCATTGGCCTGACCGTGGTGGGTCCCGAGGCGCCCCTCACTGAAGGCATTGTGGATAAGTTCGAAAAAGCCGGGCTCATGGTTTTCGGCGCCAGCAAAGCGGCCGCCCGTCTGGAAGGCAGCAAGTCCTTTGCAAAGTCTCTTATGACCAAATACGGCATTCCCACGGCCATTGGCAAAACCTTCACAGACATCGAAAAAGCCAAAGCCTACATCGAAGAGGTGGGCGGCAAGGTGGTGGTGAAGGCCGACGGCCTGGCCGCAGGCAAAGGCGTCATGGTCTGCACCAACAGAAAGCAGGCCTTGGAAGCCGTAAATCTGGTCATGGAGGAAAAGGCTTTCGGCGATGCGGGCAAAAAAATGGTCATCGAGGAGCTTCTGGTGGGCGAGGAAGCCTCTTTTCTGGCTTTCACCGACGGCAAAACCGTGCTGCCCCTGCCCTCTTCCCAGGATCACAAAGCCATCTACGACGGCGACAAAGGCCCCAACACCGGCGGCATGGGGGCGTACTCCCCCGCTCCGGTTGTGGACGCTTACATGCACGACAAGATCATGAACGAAGTCATGAAGCCCACGGTCAAGGCCATGGCCGCCGAGGGCGCTCCTTATAAAGGCGTGCTGTACGCCGGACTCATGATCGACGGCGACGACATCAAGGTGCTGGAGTTCAACGCCCGCTTCGGCGATCCCGAATGCCAGCCCCTTTTAATGCGCCTGAAGACCGACCTTGTGGAAATCATGGAGGCGGTGAGCAAGGAAGAACTGGACAAGGTCAACCTGGAAATCGATCCCCGGGCTACGGTGTGCATTGTCCTGGCCAGCAAGGGATACCCCGGGTCTTACGACAAAGGCATGCCCATTTCCGGCCTGGACGCAGTCAAACGCATGAAGGACGTGTTTGTATTCCACGCAGGCACGGCATTGCAGGACGAAAAAATCGTTGCTTCCGGCGGCCGGGTGCTTGGCGTGACCGCCCTGGGCGAGACCATCGATAAAGCCATCGATAAAGCATACAAGGCCGCGGATAAAATCAAGTGGACCGGCGTATACAAACGCAAGGACATCGGACAAAAGGCCAGCAGGCATGCCAAGCCCGCGCCTTTGGTTTCCATCCTCATGGGCAGCGATTCCGATCTGAAGGTGATGCAGGGCGCTACGGAAATGCTGACCAAGCTGCGCATTCCCTATGAAATGACCGTGGCTTCGGCTCATCGCACCCCGGAACGGGCTGCGGAAATCGCCCGCACGGCGAGGGATCGGGGGATCAAAGTCATCATCGCCGGCGCCGGCGCCGCCGCGCATCTGGCCGGGGCATTGGCCGCCCAGACCACCCTGCCCGTCATCGGCGTGCCCATTGACGCCACGCCTCTGGCCGGCTTTGACGCTTTGCTCGCCACGGTTCAGATGCCTCCGGGAATTCCCGTGGCCACCGTTGCCGTGGGTAAGATGGGCGCCAAGAACGCGGGCGTGCTGGCCGCTCAGATTATCGGCGTTGGGGACGAGACCGTCGCCAAACGGCTGGCGGCGTTCAAGGAGAAAATGGCCGAGGAAGTCATCGCCAAGGCCAAGAAGGTGGAAGCCCTTTAG
- a CDS encoding L-threonylcarbamoyladenylate synthase yields the protein MARTLAVNSSEPEVEAINQAVRILKEGGVVVFPTTGLYGLAAKASDPQAVAEVFRIKGRPDDKPLLILVDSIDQVKPLVREVPESGRLLMEKLWPGGITLVFCASDLLPPSLLGGKKKIGIRMAAHPVARALVKGLGEPITGTSANLSGEPGAGDFGQLSQAVLDRTPLALDAGQLAGGAGSTVVDVTEDPPLILRQGAAPKEKIFNALKTVIQ from the coding sequence ATGGCCCGGACACTTGCGGTGAATTCGTCCGAACCTGAAGTCGAGGCGATAAACCAGGCTGTGAGGATTTTAAAGGAAGGCGGGGTGGTGGTTTTTCCCACCACCGGCCTTTACGGACTGGCTGCGAAGGCGTCCGATCCCCAGGCCGTTGCCGAGGTGTTTCGGATCAAGGGCAGGCCGGACGACAAGCCCTTGTTGATTTTGGTGGATTCCATCGATCAGGTTAAGCCTCTTGTGCGGGAGGTTCCTGAAAGCGGCAGGCTTCTCATGGAAAAATTATGGCCCGGGGGGATAACCCTGGTGTTTTGCGCCTCGGACCTTTTGCCGCCCTCGCTCTTGGGAGGCAAGAAGAAAATCGGCATCCGCATGGCCGCCCATCCCGTGGCCAGGGCTTTGGTCAAAGGCCTGGGTGAGCCCATTACCGGCACCAGCGCCAATCTGTCGGGCGAGCCCGGGGCCGGGGATTTCGGGCAATTGTCCCAGGCGGTGCTTGACAGGACGCCGCTGGCATTGGACGCCGGGCAACTCGCCGGAGGCGCAGGCTCCACGGTGGTGGACGTCACGGAGGACCCTCCGCTTATTTTGCGTCAGGGCGCCGCGCCCAAAGAGAAAATTTTCAACGCATTAAAGACCGTTATTCAATAA